Proteins encoded within one genomic window of Bemisia tabaci chromosome 2, PGI_BMITA_v3:
- the RhoGDI gene encoding rho GDP-dissociation inhibitor 1 — translation MADAETIQGVGDLEIHDDDENDNKYKAPPQKTIDELIKADAEDDSLRKYKETLLGRAKEETIVVDPSDDRKVIVKSLALIVADRSEMVLDLTSDLNELKKQVFVIKEGVSYRIRIDFIVQREIVHGLKYVQKTYRLGVPVDKMTHMVGSYPPKSEVQSYTTPAEDAPAGLMARGSYAVQSVFTDDDKNIHLKWEWAFDIKKDWKD, via the exons ATGGCTGACGCAGAAACAATTCAAGGTGTGGGAGATTTGGAGATTCACGATGACGATGAAAATGATAACAAATACAAAGCTCCTCCACAGAAAACGATAGATGAACTTATTAAAGCAGATGCTGAAGATGACAGCTTGCGCAAGTACAAAGAAACCCTCCTTGGTAGGGCCAAGGAAGAAACAATTGTCGTTG ATCCGAGTGATGACAGGAAAGTGATAGTCAAGTCTCTAGCTCTCATTGTGGCTGATCGGTCAGAAATGGTGCTTGACCTAACCTCAGATTTGAACGAACTGAAGAAACAG GTGTTCGTGATCAAAGAAGGTGTCTCATATCGTATTCGGATAGATTTCATTGTTCAGCGTGAGATTGTTCATGGGTTAAAATATGTACAGAAAACATACAGGCTTGGCGTTCCAG tggacaaGATGACACACATGGTTGGATCTTACCCACCAAAAAGTGAGGTGCAGAGCTACACAACACCAGCCGAGGATGCCCCAGCAGGTTTGATGGCTCGTGGTAGCTACGCTGTTCAATCTGTGTTCACGGACGATGACAAGAACATTCATCTCAAATGGGAATGGGCCTTTGACATCAAGAAGGATTGGAAAGATTGA